The Dioscorea cayenensis subsp. rotundata cultivar TDr96_F1 chromosome 16, TDr96_F1_v2_PseudoChromosome.rev07_lg8_w22 25.fasta, whole genome shotgun sequence sequence CAGTGCTGGTAGTACCAAATTATAATCCCAATGATCCAGGGTTAGGAGAAAAAAAGGGTACTACATCACCTGGTCAAGAGGTGACAATATGAAACCTCAAATTTTACCCCCAAAAGcaactaatatatattttcctcAAACAACAATTTTATTGGACAAAAGCACAATCAACGTGGCTGCTTGTTGAATTATGAGCAAATGGAAATAATAATACCCCTCCATtaacattaaaagaaaacagCTGCTCACAAGCATGAGGATTTACCTGTATACATAACAAAGGTGTACGAACATGCTCAATGGACTTTGAACTGCTTGCCTTGTAATAATAATCATCCACAGACTTAAAACCAAATGAGACTGAAAAACTTTCCAGTATTagcaaaaagaaaatcattttacAATAGACACACTTGATTGAGACATTATACCAACCACGTGTCAATGCTTCATCAAATTCCCTAATAGATCGTGCATTAGCTGCCACAGCCATGTCGTATTCACCTTCAATCCCTTCAAATAGAAGCGCATGCCTGGAAAAAGACAGTCAGAAGGAATAATTTGATCTATGAGCTAATAGGATTCACGACTTTGTGAGAATAATCAAATTGCAATATGATGCCAAAGTAAAAAATAGTCCTACTTATTGAAGATTTTGCTCAAAGCTCTAGCAAGAGCTCTATCATAGACAACATTAAAGCCCTGCTTAAAGTCCTCGTCTGCATATACCAAATTGAAAGGATTGGCCAAGGATACAGCCCCAGAGAGACGACATTTGTCAGATTCCTTCAATGGAACAAACCAAGATTTCTTAGTAGGTTAAGAAGGTAAACATTCTAAATGCAGGAGACTTAATTTGGCTTTAAcataattgaaaagaaaaaacaaacacaacaagTTACAGTGTGTTAACGACGCATTTTCTagcaaaaaagaaacaataatcctGCAAAAACATATGCTCAATTAGAGAATGTTCAGATGTTAACAATCTCTTGAGATGGATAAGTTCGCTAGGGTTATTCCTTGAGGAAAGGGAAGGTAACTAAATACAAAGTTATCAAAGTCACGATCTCCACATAATAAAAAGTGTTTACAGCTGCCTTGACTATTAACTCCACCAACTAATTGAAGTTTGATTggcaaaatttttttcttggcatGGTACTAGCTAAGCACCGGCGGATAGTTAGACAAATTTGAGCATTACTTCGAGGAATCAATCATCTGTAACTCTGAGATGGTAAGGTAGAGGCTTACGAGCATACTTATACAGgtttcatttttaatcaaagcagGATTTTGTTAAGTGACCTGAAGGCGCACATCATTATCATTAAAAGcaagaatttgaaaacaaacacaaagaaaGCAAACAATAAGATTGTAAGCATCAAGAAAATACTAAGATAACCCAACTAGCACAGAGATCTTTCtgaaaagcaagaagaaagTAGACATAATGCATATGAAAAACATATGGACTACTTGTTTTCTTTCATCAATATCAATCTTAAAACTGCATTAGTCTCATAAAAGATTACCTAGACAAACAGTAACATTAATTGAAAGTGAGAAACATAGTATTCACCTGACCCAAATGTCTTACTAATATATTCCCACCAAGAGACCAGCCCACAGCATATACATTCGACTTGTGATACCGCTTCGAAACATGATCAACAACTTGGCAAAGATCATCTGTAAATGATGCTGAATAAAACTGCAAAAAAGACACAAGTATTTacagaagccaaaagaacaaaagcaaaaccatgaaaaacgAAATCAAGAACAAATTGCAGGCTTAACTAAAACAATGTGCTTGATTTTTCAGCAACTATTGGAACATCAGTAACTATGGACGTACACTATAGGGTGAAATGGTAAATCAGATACCTGAGGGGTTGTGACAGGACTATCACCACAACCACGGCTATTGAAAACCACGACACGCCATCCCATACTCCGAGCTCGTACAAGCAAATGCCTCACATACGTATCACCACTACCGCCAGTGAGACCTGGCTGAGAATCAATCACCATTTCCCCAATCTAAATTACTAggctaaaaaccctaaaaagaaaacaagatgcAAAGAATCAAACCAGCAGAACAAGAACCGGAGACTCAAACGGGAGCAGGCGATCGTCAGCGGCAACCCAATCAAGGGCGACAGCGCCATCATCGGGGGTGCGGAGGCACTCGCGGCGGAGAGTGACGGAGGGAAGGGAGCGGAAGAAGGCGGCAAAGAGGGTCTCAACGTGGCAGTTCCAGGCGATGATAGGGAAGGGTTTGTAGGGGCGCTGGAGGCTGGAGAAGCTGGAGAGGAGGGAACAGCGAGGGCCGATGAGCTCGAGGGAGGAATGGGGGAGGGCATTGGGGATCTCGACGGAGGCCATGGAGGCGAGGAGAGAGGAGGagcgaggaggaggagaggagaagTGGGAAAGCATCGAGAGGAGAGGCCTGGCCATCGTTGGTTTTCGTCTTCGTCTTGGATTTCTTTGGCGGGTTGATTGGGTTTGAGTGAGCAAACCCGATTAATGAATGGTCCAATTGAGTCCAAGTACGTGATTGACATTGTTTTTAAGGTTAGAAAAAAGTATCAAGAAACCCTTgaatgttttgaatttttatgtcTAGTCCCTGGAGTACCAAGAAACCATTGAAATTTTTTGGGATTATTTCTCCGAATATCCCTTGAAATTTGGcattaagataaaatataaattatataaatataaactttatatatatatatatatatatatgaatttacatCCTCTATGGACGTATATAAGGCTGTGTCTTCTACAAACATGCATAGAATTGAATTCTAAGAAAGTTCATGTGCAGCCGTTGGATTTCAATTCAATGATTCTAAAGAATCTCTCCTTGTGAATGTAATAGAtcttttagtcccacattggcTAATTGAGGGAGTATCCATATGCACATAAGAGTGGGgttgatgtgggactaaaggatCTATTACATTCACCCAAAAAACTGACATAGTGattgatgtgggactaaaggatCTATTACATTCACCCAAAAAACTGACATAGTGATTGATGTGGAACTAAAGGATCTATTACATTCACCCAAAAAATTGACCTAGTGGTTAGCCATGCTCTTATATACACATGGATACTCCCTCAATTAGTCGATATAGGACTAAATGATCTATTACAGTGAACTATAACTATGCACAATTTCTACTAGGACCTTCcctgaaaattaataaaaatccaaCATAAACCAAACTGCCCATTTTCAATGCAAGTACATGATTTTTAGTACTATTTATGCTATTGTTTGTGCACCCATTTGTGCATGTATCtttttatctcttatttttctcaaGTGTGAACGTTCTCACGAATTCCTTGAAAATATattcacatattttttataatatattttaatagtatattTGTATATGTGATGTAGAATCTAGAGAAGGtcctatatattttaataaaattttcaaggcCATGCatgtaaaagaaagaaagaaggaaagaagtaACAAGAACCCCTGAGAATTTTcaactttcatatatatagtccaaagattttaaataaaaaaaaaattacaaatgcaACATCATTACTTCTggtaaaaaaagaatttgataAAATAGTGTTATTAGAAATGCTAGTAAAGGGCAATAAATTATCTAAGAACTTTctataaaaatcctaaaaactAACAAATAAGAATGAGGAAAAAAAAGCGGACACAtggaagaaaagagagagtaaAACAGTAACTAGAATATTATAGGTGTTTGATGTAAAATTGGGTTAATTAGTGTTCATAATTGTTTAATCATTGGATTTTAATTTAACGGTTAATTTACATATGTTTATAAATTTGTTATCTAGGAACATGAGTAGATAATTGACCTTTTATTAAATTTGGCAAGATTCCTCCAACAAAATCcatggaaaaataagaaaaatccctTAAAATTTCTCCATGTCAAATGAGTTAGATTCAAATTAAACTTTCTTTTTAAGTGttcaattcaaatttaatttaaaaatattttaaaaaaaccagaCCAAAAAGACAATGAAGATGGtggggttaaaaaaataataaataaaaataataataaaataaaaatacaaatacaaatttaGTAGGTTGAATGAAAATATCATGAGACTAACAAGTAATTTGCATAAATTGTcgtacctttttttttctttttgtgacaAGGGTCATGCATATTTTAATATACTTTGACAATTCAACTGACATTAGAAGCTTcgaacaaaatcaaataaagcaaAGGAAAGATatcctatttttatttcttgaatCCAACATTACATTAtcaattacttatatatatatatatatattaagtagtTAATTCAGTTatacatcttcatcttcattgcacataaaacaaagataaaaaactCAAACCTTAAACTTaaaaactcatcatcatcatcaacaagaacaacaagaacaacaacaacaagcaaaACACTAAAAACCACCGTGAATTCACTCCTCTTCAAAAGCAGACACAGGGAATGACTTCCCAATCCCCATAGGAGTCTTAAAGTATATCTTCTCCCCAAGAGGATCATCAATACTCATCTCACTAATTGGAACCCAAATGAGCATTTGCTTGCTCTTCACTCcggtcatcttcttcatcttcttcttctccacatATGCAGTCACTTCTGAAGCATAACTCACTTTAGTGTTTGTTCCTTTGAAGAAATGCTCACATGGAGACTTGAGTTTCATCCAAACAAACCCGGTTTCCGGGATTCTACCGCACTCTTCAAGGCCTTTGAGAGGAAGAACTCCTTTTGGAAAGCCGAGTTCCGAAAAGAGTTCCATGCAGTGATGATGGCATGCTTCGGCACCGTAAACAACCTCCGCGCCTTGCCGATCTTTGTTGTTTCTTCCCACCAATGTGTTCATGGTtcaagagtttttatttttatgtttattttctatttttgaatgaggATGGGATGAAGAACAAGAGGGCTTTTAATAAGAGGGGTTGAAGGAGGTTGGTTTGGGGTTGTTGGACTAACATATGAATTGCATGGTTTGTTTGAGAGGGTGTTTTTTGGAGGAAGGAAATgttggttatttggttttggTAGGAGTTGGTCAGCTATGTgattggtttgattttttttttttttccaagttttatattttattgttttaaattgataGTAATTAGCAAGTGATTTGGGGTTTTAGCCAATACAAAATCGAGTATTATTTACAAAAGGTTTggaattttgatatattatgtgACACTTGAttaattgttaaaatataaataaatgaatataaaaattatatatatatatttgtgtaaaTACTCTAAATTGTCTATTTAATCCCCAGTATGTATTTAAAACCTTGGAAATTATttcaatatacatatatgacgCACAGGAGAGTCAGATTTACATTCTCATCAGACAGGTCTGATTGTAAGAGTTAGCTCAACCCTTATATACATATGAAAACTCTTTCTCTTAGCTGATGGCCGTGACTTTGACACCCTCATCAGGGACCCCAGTTTAGCATGTGCCCTTGGTCGAGCCTCGAAGCCAACTAGGGCAGCCCTAAGGAACCCAGTCGCAACCCATGCGTAGCTCACCAAGGCATCCCCACATGGGGGCTCACATGCCCATTCACATCGAACTAGCTTTCAATGAAACACCAATTATGCACACATGAGTCATATCCATATCTCGAAAGGACTAGTCTAATTGTGAGAGTTAGCTCCCAACTGTTACATGCATATGATAATTCCTCTTCCTAGCCAATGTGGAATTAATGTTGGCTGCTAGTGAGAAGGTGTgattaaaattatgtaaaacacctaaattatttttttttttctcaaagttTTAAGAAGgattaatgaatttaaaattatagagtatttttcctattttaatAATACGGTATAGCAACTTAACTAACAATATATAAAGTTTCAATAAGAGGTGCATGGGAGCAATTCtttaaggggtttttttttaaagattcaCAGTTGTGATGATATTTGCCCTTAAGAAAGTTGATAATTGTCGATAGTCgtttataaaaacataattatttatggATCTTTACAatttacaaattattatttttatatattctcaaaTTATTAAACCtcaacttaaaaaatttattaattaaagaaaattatagttATTACATAAGAGAAATATGCAGATGGTAGAGCAgtagtctattttttttttttttataaaattctaaaacTAACCCGTCACCTCTTACCCTATTGATATTGGGTTGCTTATTGTCACGTCCCCAGCCTCCACGTACCGGGCTCATGGACggatcggccgcatccaatgggGACCGGCCCCACCGGGTGCAAGGCCTCGACTAAAAACCCTCAGtcgagtcaaccctaacaagcaaaTATGAATAGAACATAAAAAGCACAAATAGGGTACTCGAAAACCCGACATATTATAAGTACGGGCTTTTAGCAAACTCTACGTAATACAAATACAATCCAACAGTTTGCAAATTACAAATACAGTCAGAATACAAGTCTTACACTCTTAAGCAGGTAATAACAAGATACTGATAAAGCAGACAATACGACTCTCTGACACCCCCCAgacctaaacttgatcttctcctgcgaaaACAGAATACAcagagtgcatgagccacaagggcccggAGGGATTGcggaaaaaaacaacaagtataGCGGATATTGCAGAATAATAGCTCAAGCTTCATACAGAATACAAAAAATACGCAGAATCTTTGgaataatccaaaaacacaaaaaaacacgCGAAATACATCTCCATGGCTAATAACAGAAAATCAACAAAGACGAGGGTCGGATCTTCGACTATGAAGTCGAATGCAGCGTAATGTAATATCAACAGTAGTAGCTGGGATCTTCGACCGCGAtcggggtagcgctactacgtaaaaacatgtgcacatggctagggacTTACTCCTCCCTAGTCAGGGCGAGCcgaaatggagatgtactaaaaaccgcAGAAAATACTGAATACGGATGGAGGAATTCAtcgaataaataatgcaaataagaaaataaataaataaacataaataccacgcaaataaataaaattatcaaacaatgcaataattaaataataattattgccagAAATACGGAATACTcagtgcgagagcctacctggctccgagctacagagttgggttcaccaagtcccgcgAGCTAAGACTCGCTACAATAATCTAACCCAACAAAATAAACTACACTCAGGAATAATTCTCGGGCTGGGCCTAACTTAACTATTGCCCAAGCTTTACATAATAGGAATTAAACAACAAACTTCTAATCACCAAGGGATAAATAATAACCATATTTCAAGCCATGATGAGAACAACCATGAGTATAAAAGTATTCACatatgaaaataacaataacatgaATGATTAAAGACAATACCATGCTTATATaacaaaatgttaataaataacaattaactTATAACATGGCTGCACACTCACACTTTCAAGTTTATTAACATGAAAACGTATCTCTAAAATAATTTAGAGCATGAATGTTAGTTTACAGGTCCAAGTTTACATGAtgcatataaaaatatcataactaaaCTAAAGAAATTCTTTGgtttcatataaattaatagCAAGAAAAATATACAGATAATGCATTCTAAAGAAATTCATTATCCACTAAACCAAACATGCTTACACAGTTGTATGTATAAACTAAGTCCAGATGTCATgctgatataaaaaataataacatgataaaagcaattaaagtgtagaaaaatttttagaaaaatcagatcttaaaattattaagcTCTTAGCACACTTCTAAAAATCTCATGCTTACAGGCTTTTAGAACACAAATATAGGCTAACTAAAAAGGTTATATGCTCAAACttacaaaaaaacaagaaagataaaTAGAATCATAACATAACAAGGTTGCAGGTTCACATCAAGCTCAATGTCACAGCATACACACATAGAGCTAATAACTTAAATTACAAAGGCATGCTACACATAATAACCCATGATGATAAAAACACATTCCATCACAAGAAGGACAACTCAGACAAATTCTCAGACTCAACATTTTTcaaagaattaaacaaagcTTTCACAACACAAGGATCAAGCTCAAAAATGGAAGAGTAAATAAGAACTAAGGTTGCAAGGCTTAGGCATGAATCCAGGATTTCTATAGGAGCAAGGCCTATTAAACAAacaaccacaaggattacctaCCTTTAATCTCTCCGAGGATCCGCCGGTGAAGAGAATCTCCCTCCAACTCCAAGcttttaagagaagaaaaaagctGGAATTTCGGCCTCCTGAAGATGCCAATCGCAAGCAAGCAAGCTGCTCCCcttaaaactaaacaaaacacCACAAGCCAATAATTCACTCATCAAGATCCGGTTTTTAAGGGCAAAGAGACAAACAATGGGGGCCTGCTCACCAACAGCTCAGCCAACCAgtcaaagatgaagaaaaaagaaattttacaaACCTTACACTTATATAAAATGTTCGTTTTAGGAGAATCCAAAATTGAACCTCAATGGCCACGCAAAGTGAGGACATGGGtatttaggggccgtttggtttacggattgggaatggaaaagAGTGAGGAAGTACTGGGAAtaaataacattatatataatataacatattaaaGTAATGGAAATGAGGAGTGAAAGAGGATTGGGAATGAAAGATGTGTTTGGCTAATAAAGTATGAGagggatatacatatatatatatatatatatagtaaaatgaCCTTTATAACCTTTATAGgaataaataacattgtatTTAACATAACATATCAAAGTAAAATGATACCTAtttttaactaataaaataattcaaatattgtTTTACTACCATtatcatagttaaatatttgaattaaatattccacttttgtcaattattttattattaaaattaatattaagacGTAGAAAATAGAATGTTaatactttttaattatatttttttagcattgttatttcatttatcataattaaaaatttaaattaaattttccactttaacaattatttattattaattttaataacaaatagAATGTTAATACTTTTTAATCGATTgctattttaaatattagttagtattataattatatttttattaattattatttaattatgaaatgTGATaactattatataaaatattatatttactttatttttaaaaatggatatttaattttaataactcattagattattaattaattattaattaccaGATTTAATCATATATTAACAAACATGTCTAGGAATTCTCTCTTGTGAGCAGCGTCAACTCCTATtagatataataattaaatattattaattttatcataattaatttaataaatttttaaataataaatattacttaTAACTGTAAATATGAAACcatcataaaaatatgattaaaaataaaatttaagattaTATCCTGCAAAATGTTAAAACATTCAACAAAGATGAACATCATTAAACAACATTCAACATTTTCGTAACTCCTACAACTTGTTAAATCATTCAATAACATTCAACATCATGCCACAACATACAACATTCTACACGAAATTAAGATTATCTCCTATAACTTGTCAAAACATTCAACAACATTCAACATTACACACAAAATTTAACTTACTCCTACAATCTGCTAAAACATTCAACAACATTCAACATTAATCAACATCATTCCACAACATTGAAGATTCCACACAACATTAAACATCAAAGTGGGGAAAATACATAGTCAAAACATTCAACGTCATTCTATCAAACATACATAAAATAATGAGATTACATATTAGATGAGCTAAATGATAATCTTGATAACAACACACGACAAAATCACAGTTTTTTGCTGTCTAgcaactcaaaaaaaaatttcaactgaTCATCTTTAGGCAAAACCTATAAGATGAAATACTGCCTCATCATTAGAGAATAAATgacaaagttaaaaaataacaaaactataTATGATGCTCTTCGCCTTCCCGACTACCAGCCCCAAAATTagcaaatttgaaaaataacaaacagGGATTAAACATTAACATATAGAAAGCGAGTGCCATACTAAAAATGGACAAAAAGATTGTGTGACGacaataatatgataaaaagataaattgggGGCAAGGCCAATGCATTAAAGAGAAGTGGctaatcttgaagttctaaacACATGAATGACACTTTTAAACTACTTATTGTACTAATTTTTATCAATCTGAACACAGTGTAAAAATTTATAACCAACAGGTTAGTGTTTCTATGTTAAGAACCcatcatatttaattttcctAAATGAATGCATAATGTAACCTCAAAAACAATCCAAACAACCTCAACACTACTTAGGAAAGCAATAGCCTTCACCAAGTCAAGTAATTACAACGATCATGTTCAAATCCTATGTTCATAACAATACTTGTTTAATCAAACAATAACTTGCAAGACAAAACAACAAGAATTTAAACAAGGCATCCATACTCCCTAATGTTCTACACATGCCAAAAGCCAAAGAATAGCTAACAAGCATAATTCAAACAAGaatataaacattatttttaattaccacaaaaaatatataacaaagttCAACATCCATAATCACACAAAAAGTGAACAAGAAGATAAgagaaaaacttaaaaaagaaatcaaaggacTGAAAACATGCTAATAAGGTCAAAATGAAGCAatataaaataaccaaaattcGAAGAAGATCATcaacaatataatttaatttccaTTGATGATAATTAAGCTAAAAAATTATTCTCACCACTAGTTTCAGCTTGTATCAATCCCTTCACTAATACAATCTAGCTTCTAATCAAATATTTAGGAACTGAAATATTACATCACTAGAAGGGCAAAATCAGGTACTATTCATCCAAACATgaacagagaaaaaaaatcataaaaaaacacTCAATCCCATTCCAACCAACAAGCGCCTccataaaatacagaaaaaaaaaaaactatattctCATCTCCCCCTCCAGCCAATTCTCATCACAAGCACCACCAAATCATCAGGAAATCAAACAAAAGGACAAATAAACCTAAAGTTCTATCAATTAAACCatgaaagaaaggaaaactaGGAGCTGCAAAGCTAAGAAAACTCACAACGTCCAAGCTCCCTAGCAATGGAGATCCAAATCAATGATGCAGCTTGAGCTGAGCTTGAGCTTGGGGTTTCAAGCTATCCACTGAGAAATGGGAATTAAGGTTCTTAAGCTTCTCCGGTTTCGAGAGTTTCGCCAGCTAGATAGAGATCGAAACCAGTGTGACTGCGAGATGTTCAACATGccaagaagaggagaagaagacatTGGTTCGTGACGATGAAGGAGCAGATGATGTGGCCAGTCTGCGGAGAAGGTCGGAATAGAATCCAGGACATTTGGCGGCATTAGAATGGGCTTGGAGGATGGCtacaaaggagaagaaggagaatggCTACAAAGGAGAGAGAGAACAACTTCACATGGGCAGACTGACTTTTTGTGGCCAAAATTGATATTTCGCCATCAAGTAGTGAACAAGGAATGGAGACTCCTCTCAAATTAGGGGCAATGTCACTACTTGTGAACTGATCCTTTTCTCCTCCCTCATGCCTCTCTCACCCCAATGTCTGTACACTCAAACAAGGGATTAGGCCCATTACGGCTTTAATGCTCATTCCTACTCCAAACCTACCACCAAACAACACCTTATTGATTATATGATTGGCTCTATACCTATACATGTTCTTATCTTCTTTTAAATGAGAGCACTTGtgacctatttttttaaaaaaaaatctaaagctAACCTCCGGtaaaaaggtaaataaataataataaataaacaaataatgtgCAAGGGGATATAGTTGGCAACACCCTATTTTTAAGAGTTAAGAAAGCAACCTTTATCTCCTTTGTTAAAATGTTTCTTAAGATCACAGCTCAAAAGTGTAAAAGCAAATCACCTTTATTTCCTTATTAAGATGTTTTCTCAAAatcaacttttctttttttttaaaataatttttcacccctctccttttttttgtttttagttttttattataaagagGAGCAACCTTTATTTCCTTCTTTATTAAAATGTCTCCTCAAAATCATATCACTTttggcaataaaaaaaatcaacccagtcttttttttattttttatttttttattgcattaatttttttactacaaAGTAgacaaattatataaacatatagagATGTAAAGTTAATACATCCCTCtcctctttctttttaatttttttaatttttttttttttttattataaagtgGACAAGCTATCTTCTTTTTTtgcctatttatttattacaaagtGGATAAGTTAAATTAAAACACACAGATGCAGAGTTAATACACCTAACATGGTTATACCCTCATCTTGTTTGAACTGAAATTTAAACTcacttttttgataaatactcTTTTGACAAATAcacaattattttattgaaagtGCCTGATATCAATAAACCAAGGGAGGTAGTTAGCTTAACTTACCCTTTCTTTATTAAAACTTTTATCAACTCGTATCTTCAAACTACATCAAAAGGCAGCAACAAAGGTCACTACTAACAAATTATTTGCtgataaaaaatacaaaacatctcTATATTTTTTGCTCTGCTTTTCTCTACACACAACCTCATTCTTTGATCTCTCATGCTCAACAATTTCCTTCAGTTTCAATCCTTAATCAAAATCTCAAAAGGATTAACCTCTTCTACACTTCTTAACTATCCAAAAACTTCATGCAAATTGGAGGATTAATCTTTGCCAaagcaagcaaagaagaaggaagaatcCACAGTCCATCCCCACAAATCAATCCAGAAGCAACTGCAGGTATCATCAAAGTAGCTTTTCTGCTGTTTATCTTATGCCATGCAAACACAATGAAGCTCCCCAAACTCATATCAATGGCAAAACTAGCACCTACTAAGAATGGTACAGCCATGGCCATTGGCAAAGGCACCCACCTTCCATACCTAACAGGAAGAAGGTCTCTCATCACATTAGCTGCTGCAGCAAAGCCGAAAAAACCATAACAGAGCTGTAAGCAATGGTGTGGCAATGCCGAGAAGCCTTCGACACCAAGTACTGCCATGTTTCGGTATATCAATGCATAAGGTGCCTTAAAGCTGCCATTGGGATTCCCTACATCAAAAGCTTtgtagaataagaagaaggtTAAGGGTGCAACAACACACCCCATTGCTGTTCCAATGGTTTGGCTTAGGAGCATTGATTTGGGGGATGTGAGTGTGAGATGCCCTGTTTTGAAATCATGCATTAGATCGGCAGAGATCGAGACTACTGATTTGATCAGTCCACAGCCAACTAGTCCTGCAACAACTCCATTGTCTTTCCCGGCC is a genomic window containing:
- the LOC120279167 gene encoding uncharacterized protein LOC120279167; this translates as MNTLVGRNNKDRQGAEVVYGAEACHHHCMELFSELGFPKGVLPLKGLEECGRIPETGFVWMKLKSPCEHFFKGTNTKVSYASEVTAYVEKKKMKKMTGVKSKQMLIWVPISEMSIDDPLGEKIYFKTPMGIGKSFPVSAFEEE
- the LOC120279166 gene encoding embryogenesis-associated protein EMB8, translated to MARPLLSMLSHFSSPPPRSSSLLASMASVEIPNALPHSSLELIGPRCSLLSSFSSLQRPYKPFPIIAWNCHVETLFAAFFRSLPSVTLRRECLRTPDDGAVALDWVAADDRLLPFESPVLVLLPGLTGGSGDTYVRHLLVRARSMGWRVVVFNSRGCGDSPVTTPQFYSASFTDDLCQVVDHVSKRYHKSNVYAVGWSLGGNILVRHLGQESDKCRLSGAVSLANPFNLVYADEDFKQGFNVVYDRALARALSKIFNKHALLFEGIEGEYDMAVAANARSIREFDEALTRVSFGFKSVDDYYYKASSSKSIEHVRTPLLCIQAANDPFAPSRGIPREEIKDNPYCLLIVTPQGGHLGWVAGDEAPFGAPWTDEVVMEFLGHLEKEGTEKAEIWHPMKVDGIQQLEPSISVHTQS